The DNA sequence CAGATGGATTATACGAGCCTTACAATGGGGACCTATTCGATGATCCACATGGATGTCGAAAGCCCATGGGTTTATTTCATGTATCCTCGGATTGCGGCTTCCAGACAGGGGACCTATTTGACTCCGCTAGATTTTACGGTAGTGGCCGAGGACGTATTCAACCCTACAGAAACCCGACTTGTGGCATATACCTATCAAGGAGGGGCACTTGCAGGGGATTATGAGGTGAGTGCCGGAATGACCGCCTGCCTCCATCAAAGACCAGTCGTCGCCTATCAGGAAGATGAAATCCTCTTCGCATGGTCCGCCGACTACAACGGCTGTAGCTTTTCATTGATGCCTCCCAATGGTCACTTTCAGGATGTGTTGTTTGCCCAGTACGATGCCAATACTCTGACCAATACTTTGGGAGGAGATCTCATTGAGATCAACCAAGCGCAAGGCCCCTTTTTCCATCGAAATGTATCCATTGCCAGTCGTCCGGATGGGTTTGGTGCCTACACGACTCCGGAAGACGGCATTGTCTATTCTGATGCGGCAGAGCTGTATTGGAAGCGCAGAACCTCTGGTGGCGCTTATCGGAAAGCCGCTGAAGCAATGCCTCGGGTTCAGATTCTCGGCAATCCGATCTCCGAAAGCCTCCTGTTGAGCTATCCAGAGGAGGAAGAACCTGAGATTCTTCTACTCAACCTCATGGGGCAGGAAATCAATCTCGCAGGCATGTTGTCCCATCGCGACGGTCTGGCTCGTGTACATACCGTAGATCTTGCGGCTGGAATCTATACGGTAGTTTGCCGATTTGCTGACGGTGAGACTGAGACCCATCAGGTCATTCGCCGATAACCATCATGCACTTTGAACAAATTCAAGGCCCCGTTTCCATGTTTGGATCGGGGCCTTTGTGGTAGAGAAACTAGTTGTTGAAATCAGAGATGGAGGTGCTTCAGTTGACCGTGTACCGCACCAGCACCCAGTTGTCTAGGACCAAATTGCTGGTCCAGATGAATCGGGCATCATGAGCCCCATTGTCAAATACATCGGTGAAATTGGCGTATGCAGGATCACTCTCCAGCCCGACGGTGGCATTGCTGAATTCGATGGCACTCGGCCAATCCGAGTCGTCAAATCCTTCCGTTTCCCAATTCTCGGGGACATTCCAATGTAGCCCATAGAAACCAGCACCTTGGTCCGTTCCTTCGGTACTGCATGCCGAGGTGTTTCGGACGCTTCCTTGTTCAGAGGGACATTCCAAATCTTGGATGGGGGAAATGTAGTAGACCTGTGCGTGCCAAGCTGCGTCGGATTTTGCAACAAAAGCGCCGGTCGAATCTTGAAAATAGGCCACCATCCCTCCATCTCCGGGTTGGTAGCGAGTACCCCCATTTTCCTCGGACCCCAGCCCGAGGTTTTCCTCCCAATCCACCAAGGACATGGCCAGTGTGAATGGACGATTCACCCGAAATTGGACGATATGAGAATTGAACGGCGTGTAGGGAATGGCATCTTTCCCAACCTGGACACCATTGACATAGAGCTCGAAGTAGTTGTCTGTCAGGATGAACCCAGTGATTACTTCCCCACCTTCATCGACCGTGATGATGTCGTCATCTCTCAATTTGTCCAATGCTTGCTGAGTATTGCTGTTGGGAGCATCGTCAGGATGATAGAGATCTGAGGCGGTGGGAAATTGGCGGTTGGAAAACTCCACATCGGCAGGAACTGTCCAGTTCTGGAATCGCAGGGAAGTGATGATTCCCAGTGGGGCGTTCCTCGTGCCTTGTGGGTATATGTTTCGGTTGGTAGCAGTGCCAATCCCTTGTGTCACCGAGCCTGTTCCGCTGTAATTGACGTCTTCGGGAATGGTGTACCCATTGTCATCGGTTCGACAGCCATTCAATAGAATAATCAGGCATGCCAAAGCGAAGGTGAGGGCATAGTTGTGCAAACGATGCATATAGGTTGATTTAGGTTAGAGGTTGACCCCTGAACCGCAAATCAGCCGAATGGTTTACATGAATGCATGGGGATTGGCACTGCTTCTCGTGCTTACAGGGAGGGAAGATGACTATGGCTTCAAGCTATCAGGTAGTGCTTCCCAATACTCCTGTGCCCAAGTTCCCAAGGGGATGTCATCGACCATGACTTCATCTACAATGGCCGTGCCTTGATGGATTCGCACAATGGCATAGGTATTTCGGATGGAATCTCGGTTGGCCGCCCGAAAGGCTTCCTCAGCGATGGGAGCGATTGATTCCTCCATGTAGAATTGATCGAAGGGATAGTCAAATTGAAGGGTGTAGGTCGAATCCCAATTTCGCTTATAGGTAATTTCAGTTTTCAGAAAGGCTTCAGTATCTGCCGGAGGAATCGAATCAGCTGATACGATCTTGGCGAAGCCTTGAGCGTCAACTTCAAAGGATAGGTAATAGGCCTCCCCATATTCGTAGGCCTCAAACTCTTCGGCAGTGGGTTGGAACCTGTCTTCACTAAAATTCAGCCACACGTATCTCCCGCGGAAGGGATCGACCGGATCGATCGGCTCAGTCTTGAATTTGTAGGAAACGCCTTGTACGAGTACTTGTTCTCGGTTCCAGATCATCTGGGCCGGGACGAATAGCTGTGCGAGGGCGACAAGCCCAAATATGGCAATGATTATTTTACTTGGCTTCATGGTGCTTGGGGGTTTTAATCATCCGATAATTGGCAACGAAAAATCCGATTCCCACTCCGAGGAACAGTAGGCCCTTTAGAATGAAACTGAGGCTGTCATCGAAGAAGCGAATCCCGACCAGAATGGCAATCGACACAAGCCCGTAATTCATCGTAAGGAGATGATTCTCCCGAGCCCCTTTGAGGGTGTAGGCGATTCCTACGGCCAATACCATCGCACTCATGATCCAGTGCATGAAGGGAACTTCCAGCAGGAATAGGTATGCCAAAAAGGAAGGAATGATGGTGGCGGCCAGAATGGGAATTTCCCGTACGCCTTGTTTGCGGTAAATGACATACAGGATTCCTGCCCAGAGCAACGACAGAGCCCCGATCGTCAACCATACAGGGATATTCTCTGCATCCCACCGATGGGTCCATCCATGATTGGGGCCCCAAAATTCGCTGGCACACCCTATAAACAACAAGATCCACGTCCCGATACTTCCCACAACTCGGTAGGCATTGGAACGGATCAGCGTTTGCTCAAAAATGGGCAAGTGACCGATCAGATGGAAGATTCCCACTGCGAACAAATACACGGCAACCGTCCAGCCACTGATCGGAGGAATGGTGGCAATCATGATCATCACTGCAAGTGCCCAAAACCAATGGTGGAAAACTGTGAAGTTGCTGTTGAAACGATCGCGAATTTGCCAGAGATAATAAGGCAAAAGCGCCGCCATCATCCCCCAAAAACCCCATGTCATCTGTTCTCGGTCAAACTCGTAGCCAACGATACAACCATAGTACACAGCTCCTCCGATGCATAGTAGCGAAAGCATGGAAGATCGCATCACGTAAACCATCGGAATACACAGCAGCATCCATGTCAGGAGATAGCTCTCCATGCTTCCGGGAAGGTTGTAGATCTGTCCTACGAGGGCGATAGACGAACCCACCGCACAGAATAAGGCGGTGGCAGCTCCCTCACGCCAACCCATCAGGTCAGGT is a window from the Pontibacter sp. G13 genome containing:
- a CDS encoding GDYXXLXY domain-containing protein, whose translation is MKPSKIIIAIFGLVALAQLFVPAQMIWNREQVLVQGVSYKFKTEPIDPVDPFRGRYVWLNFSEDRFQPTAEEFEAYEYGEAYYLSFEVDAQGFAKIVSADSIPPADTEAFLKTEITYKRNWDSTYTLQFDYPFDQFYMEESIAPIAEEAFRAANRDSIRNTYAIVRIHQGTAIVDEVMVDDIPLGTWAQEYWEALPDSLKP
- a CDS encoding DUF2157 domain-containing protein; its protein translation is MKIRIDTKDLIQAGILDQDTANQIEQYYHQRAPIGNNRLFTAFGILGGLLVGAGGILLIAHNWESLGRGVQTSFAFIPLLIAQLLSLYAIVRKPDLMGWREGAATALFCAVGSSIALVGQIYNLPGSMESYLLTWMLLCIPMVYVMRSSMLSLLCIGGAVYYGCIVGYEFDREQMTWGFWGMMAALLPYYLWQIRDRFNSNFTVFHHWFWALAVMIMIATIPPISGWTVAVYLFAVGIFHLIGHLPIFEQTLIRSNAYRVVGSIGTWILLFIGCASEFWGPNHGWTHRWDAENIPVWLTIGALSLLWAGILYVIYRKQGVREIPILAATIIPSFLAYLFLLEVPFMHWIMSAMVLAVGIAYTLKGARENHLLTMNYGLVSIAILVGIRFFDDSLSFILKGLLFLGVGIGFFVANYRMIKTPKHHEAK